One Micromonospora eburnea genomic region harbors:
- a CDS encoding non-ribosomal peptide synthetase has protein sequence MTTTDLGSLSAAEKRALLAERLRQKKQRREFPASFSQQRLWFLEQLSPGSAAYNIPGAVRIHGPLDLAVWRRSCNEIARRHEALRTTFTEVDGEPRQVVNATGEPEFTVVDCAHLRGPEGEPGIQELAREEFSRPFDLANGPLLRVKFLRLGPEEHVLLLTMHHIAADLWSMSVAIAELVELYGVFSAGRASTLPELPIQYVDYTVWQRQRLEGDALEADLAYWRETLAGAPAAVELPLDKPRPAVQSTRGGSRPFALPEPVMTRLRALSQREGATPFMTLLAAFQVLLHRYSREDDIVVGVPVANRNRPEIERLIGYFVNTLALRTDLSGDPSFRELVGRVRQTCLGAFAHQELPFERLVEDLAPRRDLSRSPIFQVHFIFQNIPMPEFDVPGLRLEPVDVESVTARFDLELQVFDRPDGLTGWFEYNTDLFEPATIERMSRHLAQLVENLLAEPDRPIDQVPMLGADEARELRLRWNDTRRDWPEPVTVPQRFAARAAATPDAPALRTDRETLTYAELDRRSTQLARRLRQLGVARETLVGICLERSADMVVSLLAVLKSGGAYVPLDPGFPPDRIAFMLADSDLSVLLTSSDVLESLGGVKARPLCLDLLRDELAAESAEPLALDVRPDDLAYVIYTSGSTGRPKGVRIPHGALGNFLLTMAERPGIAPSDALLAVTTLSFDIAGLELLLPLVEGASVVVVSREVAADGERLAAALDRSGATMMQATPSTWRMLLDAGWAGRPGLRVLAGGEALPAELAQRLLGSCAELWNMYGPTETTIWSAVARVDHGPISIGEPIANTELHVLDASGALAPLGVPGELHIGGAGLARDYLDRPELTAERFVRHPLPIGLGDRLYRTGDLVRRLADGSIEFLGRLDHQVKLRGFRIELGEIESVLERQPQVNQAVVTVREDTPGDQRLVAYVVADPDADADADAEWPRETDQWRNIWDTAYDVEETDEVDPTFDTRGWNSSYTGAPIPVAEMRGWAEATAERILENDPRSVLEIGCGTGLILYRVAPRVERYWGTDISAVALNRLRVDVGSPARGLSGVELFECAADELDTLPDRRFDVIVLNSVVQYFADERYLLRVIEGALPRLAPGGSLFLGDIRSLPLLESFHTSVQLERAAPEDTAEQLRERVRRAVADEKELVFDPGFFTALPARFPQLAQVRVLPKLGEVSNELTRFRYDVRLTVAGGDSVATDAAPAGDVEWLDWSAERMTPDGLRDRLTGGRPALLALRGVPNARVDRWTRATTALAEAGGTIAELRAELVAAGDDPAAAEPEQLRRLADEAGYQLDLDWSGHGPAGRMAAVLRRLGPDGRPERPLPRLAESADSGPARPEPIGSGEPRWERYVNDALGRRTRRLLPRLQAALGEQLPDYMVPAIYVFLDALPLTPNNKVDRKALPAPEAGRRQVRSAYVAPRNPVEEVVAGIWAETLGVDRVGVLDDFFALGGHSLLSTRMVARVREAFGVDVPLHRVFSDPTVAGLTRALSADPAQRAVVEKTAELLIRLSELSDDEVQQALDTDGRTA, from the coding sequence GTGACCACCACCGACCTGGGCAGCCTGTCCGCCGCGGAGAAGCGCGCGCTGCTGGCCGAGCGGCTGCGGCAGAAGAAGCAGCGGCGGGAGTTCCCCGCCTCCTTCTCCCAGCAACGGCTCTGGTTCCTGGAGCAGCTGTCGCCGGGCAGCGCCGCGTACAACATCCCCGGGGCGGTCCGCATCCACGGGCCGCTGGACCTGGCGGTGTGGCGGCGTAGCTGCAACGAGATCGCCCGCCGGCACGAGGCGCTGCGGACCACGTTCACCGAGGTCGACGGCGAGCCCCGGCAGGTGGTCAACGCCACCGGCGAGCCGGAGTTCACCGTGGTCGACTGCGCCCACCTGCGTGGCCCGGAAGGCGAGCCGGGCATCCAGGAGTTGGCCCGCGAGGAGTTCAGCCGCCCGTTCGACCTGGCCAACGGCCCGCTGCTGCGGGTGAAGTTCCTCCGGCTCGGCCCGGAGGAGCACGTCCTGCTGCTGACCATGCACCACATCGCGGCCGACCTGTGGTCCATGTCGGTGGCCATCGCCGAGCTGGTCGAGCTCTACGGGGTCTTCTCCGCCGGCCGCGCGTCGACCCTGCCGGAGCTGCCGATCCAGTACGTCGACTACACCGTCTGGCAGCGGCAGCGGCTGGAGGGCGACGCCCTCGAAGCCGACCTGGCGTACTGGAGGGAGACGCTGGCCGGGGCGCCGGCCGCGGTGGAGCTGCCGCTCGACAAGCCCCGCCCCGCGGTCCAGAGCACCCGGGGCGGCTCCCGCCCGTTCGCCCTGCCCGAGCCGGTGATGACCCGGCTGCGCGCGCTGAGCCAGCGGGAGGGCGCAACCCCGTTCATGACGCTGCTCGCGGCCTTCCAGGTGTTGCTGCACCGCTACAGCCGCGAGGACGACATCGTGGTCGGCGTGCCGGTGGCCAACCGGAACCGGCCGGAGATCGAACGGCTGATCGGCTACTTCGTCAACACCCTGGCGCTGCGCACCGACCTCTCGGGCGATCCGAGTTTCCGGGAGCTGGTCGGCCGGGTCCGGCAGACCTGCCTGGGCGCCTTCGCCCACCAGGAGCTGCCCTTCGAGCGGCTGGTCGAGGACCTGGCCCCGCGCCGGGACCTGTCCCGCTCGCCGATCTTCCAGGTGCACTTCATCTTCCAGAACATCCCGATGCCCGAGTTCGACGTGCCCGGGCTGCGGCTGGAGCCGGTCGACGTGGAGAGCGTCACCGCCCGGTTCGACCTGGAACTTCAGGTCTTCGACCGGCCGGACGGGCTGACCGGCTGGTTCGAGTACAACACCGACCTTTTCGAGCCGGCCACCATCGAGCGGATGTCCCGCCATCTGGCGCAGCTGGTGGAGAACCTGCTCGCCGAGCCGGACCGCCCGATCGACCAGGTCCCGATGCTCGGCGCCGACGAGGCGCGGGAACTGCGGCTGCGCTGGAACGACACCCGACGGGACTGGCCGGAGCCGGTGACCGTGCCGCAGCGTTTCGCCGCCCGGGCCGCCGCCACCCCGGACGCCCCGGCGCTGCGTACCGACCGGGAGACCCTGACCTACGCCGAGCTGGACCGGCGCTCGACCCAGCTGGCCCGCCGGCTGCGGCAGCTCGGGGTGGCCCGGGAGACGCTGGTCGGCATCTGCCTGGAGCGTTCGGCCGACATGGTCGTCTCGCTGCTCGCCGTGCTCAAGAGCGGCGGCGCGTACGTCCCGCTGGACCCGGGCTTCCCGCCGGACCGGATCGCCTTCATGCTGGCCGACTCCGACCTGTCCGTCCTGCTGACCAGCAGTGACGTGCTGGAGAGCCTGGGCGGGGTGAAGGCGCGGCCACTCTGCCTCGACCTGCTCCGTGACGAGTTGGCCGCCGAGTCGGCCGAGCCGCTGGCGCTCGACGTCCGCCCGGACGACCTCGCGTACGTCATCTACACCTCCGGCTCCACCGGCCGGCCCAAGGGGGTGCGGATCCCGCACGGCGCGCTGGGCAACTTCCTGCTCACCATGGCCGAGCGGCCCGGCATCGCGCCGAGTGACGCGCTGCTGGCGGTCACCACGCTCTCCTTCGACATCGCCGGGCTGGAGCTGCTGCTGCCGCTGGTGGAGGGCGCCAGCGTGGTCGTGGTCAGCCGGGAGGTCGCCGCCGACGGCGAGCGGCTGGCCGCCGCACTGGACCGCTCCGGCGCCACCATGATGCAGGCCACCCCCTCCACCTGGCGGATGCTGCTCGACGCCGGCTGGGCCGGGCGGCCCGGGCTGCGGGTGCTGGCCGGCGGCGAGGCGCTCCCCGCCGAGCTGGCCCAGCGGCTGCTGGGCAGCTGCGCCGAGCTGTGGAACATGTACGGCCCGACCGAGACGACCATCTGGTCGGCGGTGGCGCGGGTCGACCACGGGCCGATCTCCATCGGCGAGCCGATCGCCAACACCGAGCTGCACGTGCTGGACGCCAGCGGGGCGCTGGCCCCGCTCGGCGTCCCCGGCGAGCTGCACATCGGCGGCGCCGGCCTGGCCCGGGACTACCTGGACCGGCCCGAGCTGACCGCCGAGCGGTTCGTCCGGCACCCGCTCCCGATCGGGCTGGGCGACCGGCTCTACCGCACCGGCGACCTGGTCCGCCGCCTGGCCGACGGCAGCATCGAGTTCCTCGGCCGGCTGGACCACCAGGTGAAGCTGCGCGGCTTCCGGATCGAGCTGGGCGAGATCGAGTCGGTGCTGGAGCGGCAGCCGCAGGTCAACCAGGCGGTGGTGACCGTACGCGAGGACACGCCCGGCGACCAGCGGCTGGTGGCGTACGTGGTGGCCGACCCCGACGCGGACGCCGACGCGGACGCCGAGTGGCCGCGCGAGACGGACCAGTGGCGGAACATCTGGGACACCGCCTACGACGTCGAGGAGACCGACGAGGTCGACCCGACCTTCGACACCCGCGGCTGGAACAGCAGCTACACCGGGGCGCCGATCCCGGTGGCGGAGATGCGCGGCTGGGCCGAGGCCACCGCCGAGCGGATCCTGGAGAACGACCCGCGCTCGGTGCTGGAGATCGGCTGCGGGACGGGCCTGATTCTCTACCGGGTCGCCCCGCGAGTGGAGCGCTACTGGGGGACCGACATCTCGGCGGTCGCGCTGAACCGGCTCCGCGTCGACGTCGGCTCGCCGGCCCGGGGACTGTCCGGCGTGGAGCTGTTCGAGTGCGCGGCCGACGAGCTGGACACCCTGCCCGACCGGCGCTTCGACGTGATCGTGCTCAACTCGGTGGTGCAGTACTTCGCCGACGAGCGCTACCTGCTGCGGGTGATCGAAGGCGCGCTGCCCCGGCTCGCCCCGGGCGGTTCGCTCTTCCTCGGTGACATCCGCAGCCTGCCGCTGCTCGAGTCCTTCCACACCTCGGTGCAGCTGGAGCGGGCCGCGCCCGAGGACACCGCCGAGCAACTGCGCGAGCGGGTGCGGCGGGCCGTCGCCGACGAGAAGGAGCTGGTCTTCGACCCGGGCTTCTTCACCGCGTTGCCGGCCCGCTTCCCCCAGCTCGCGCAGGTGCGGGTGCTGCCGAAGCTCGGCGAGGTGAGCAACGAGCTGACCCGGTTCCGGTACGACGTACGGCTCACCGTGGCGGGCGGCGACAGCGTCGCCACCGACGCGGCCCCGGCCGGGGACGTCGAGTGGCTCGACTGGAGCGCCGAGCGGATGACCCCGGACGGGCTCCGGGACCGGCTGACCGGCGGGCGGCCGGCGCTGCTCGCCCTGCGGGGCGTACCCAACGCCCGGGTCGACCGCTGGACCCGGGCCACCACGGCGCTGGCCGAGGCGGGCGGCACGATCGCCGAACTCCGGGCCGAACTGGTCGCCGCCGGGGACGACCCGGCCGCCGCCGAACCGGAGCAGTTGCGCCGGCTCGCCGACGAGGCCGGCTACCAGCTCGACCTGGACTGGTCCGGACACGGACCGGCCGGGCGCATGGCCGCGGTGCTGCGCCGGCTGGGCCCGGACGGCCGCCCCGAACGACCGCTGCCCCGGCTGGCCGAGTCCGCCGATTCCGGCCCGGCCCGCCCGGAGCCCATCGGGAGCGGGGAGCCGCGCTGGGAGCGGTACGTCAACGACGCCCTCGGCCGCCGGACCCGACGGCTGCTGCCCCGGCTCCAGGCCGCCCTCGGCGAGCAGCTCCCCGACTACATGGTCCCGGCGATCTACGTCTTCCTGGACGCGCTGCCGCTCACCCCGAACAACAAGGTCGACCGGAAGGCACTGCCCGCGCCGGAGGCCGGCCGGCGGCAGGTGCGGTCGGCGTACGTGGCGCCGCGCAACCCGGTCGAGGAGGTGGTCGCCGGCATCTGGGCCGAGACACTCGGCGTCGACCGGGTGGGTGTGCTGGACGACTTCTTCGCCCTCGGCGGGCACTCGCTGCTCAGCACCCGCATGGTGGCCCGGGTCCGGGAGGCGTTCGGGGTGGATGTCCCGCTGCACCGGGTCTTCAGCGACCCGACGGTGGCCGGCCTCACCCGCGCGCTGAGCGCCGACCCCGCCCAACGGGCGGTCGTCGAGAAGACCGCCGAACTGTTGATCAGGCTGAGCGAGCTCTCCGACGACGAGGTGCAGCAGGCGCTCGACACCGACGGGAGGACGGCATGA
- a CDS encoding SDR family NAD(P)-dependent oxidoreductase, with product MSDETGDLNQVAVIGMAGRFPGAPDVETFWANLAAGREGVVSLSDEELTSSGADPELAARENYVKAKGVLTDADRFDAGFFGFHPREAEVLDPQHRVFLECVWTALESAGYDPKTFAGRIGVFAGASLNSYLLFNLLANQRAVDSAGSYQTLISSDKDFLATRVSYKLDLTGPSMTVQTACSTSLTAVHLAVQSLLNGECDIALAGGVSVSVPLHGGYLYEQGGILSPDGHCRPFDAQAQGTVSGNGAGVVVLRRMADARAAGDTVDAVILGTAVNNDGSLKVGYTAPSVDGQARVVAEALAVAEVDADSIGYVETHGTATALGDPIEITALTRAYREHTDRTGYCAIGSVKSNVGHLDAAAGVTSLIKAVLALRHEAIPATLHHTRTNPELALPSSPFFVNTELRPWPRQAVPRRAAVSSFGIGGSNVHVILQEAPAGEPATSGGGADRTAIRVLPLSARSAPALAEAAGRLAEHLAAHPELDLDDVAYTLASRRRAFEHRTAVVGRDAADLVGALRRAADAGAGTLAGRDTPVAFLFPGQGAQYVGMARDLYRSEPTFAAEVDRCARLFAAHLDDDPRLALFAEDDEGGDAARTLARTSVTQPVLFLVEYALARLWMSWGVRPAAMVGHSVGEYVAACLAGVFSLEDAVALVAARGRLVQSMPTGSMLAVFLPEAEAAGWLTDELCLAAVNSTGLCVMAGPTAAVDELEQRLAAAGVARRRLRTSHAFHSPSMDAAVEPFVEAVRQVTLHPPAIPFVSNVTGAWITDEQATDPAYWGRHLRAPVRFADALDVLLADEELVLLEVGPGQTLRNFVRQHRAWHERRTVVGSVRHPGQQIDDHEHLLAGLGELWSAGVPVDWTARDGDATRRLMRLPTYAFQRQRYWIDPETTPAPRRAVTTGADAEWFHVPGWRRLTTAVAEAAGGDSGGVAVWVLLGAELPLGAELAARLAGGDAVVLRVSAGDELRETGDRAWELDPTSRDQYAGLLKSLETYAPGTIRVVHLWSLTAEPADGLDGGRIDRARRVGFDSLLALAQAIGDVQPTGPVELDVLSRGLFGVTGDEELQPENAPLLGATTVIPQEVPDVTCRVLDLTGADLTGTAAGGPTGGRRPGTAAAVLARLAAPAAERELALRGRHWWVRDFEAVRLAAPGTAGGRLRPGGVYLITGGLGGVGLALAEQIARAVDAPVLGLLTRSAFPGEAEWSAWLAGHGEQDDTSRRIRRLEQLRELGARVIVLDADVTDRDALAGAVDRLRTAGGGLHGVIHAAGLPSRGLIAVKSTQDVADVLAAKTVGTLNLDAVCGTDELDFLLLCSSLTGLLGGPGQSDYCAANAFLDVFAQWRRATTGAPVAAVGWDTWRNTGMAAGLVERLHGGTALTGHPLLHRLVASSGRSRTYATTLSTADSWIVDEHRIMGHGLVPGTTYLELVNAAVAEQAAGRVVELHDVLFLMPVIVPDGQTRELFTTVEERDGQLRFSVQSRVDGDSARWQEHATGLVSFAERPTETSRDLARLRDDCAVTEVIDTEDELKRRLKLDRVEQGGRLQFSFGPRWRCLRRIEAGAQRLMVTLELAEEFAADLERYPLHPALLDVAGASARIRARDVFYLPFTYRSLRVFAPLTRVIHCHVEVAESGDSGETLTVSIELLSPQGRLLASIVDFTIKRINDIDGLLEQVRNGAVTAADPGPGEPAAGTLHVLSAGMTAADGMAAFDRLLRASVLPEQVVVTGRDLAGLRRLAGSITPALLAGEVEQIAPPRGTHPRPDLATPYVAPSTDAERAVAEIWQEVLGLDRVGVHDDFFALGGHSLAAVQIGAKIRSRFGVELNLRGFFDSPTVAHTVTVLADPGAPSDPAADRIEAVSRTGPDEELAGLDDLSDEEVEAQLRALLAEDEGGEA from the coding sequence GTGTCAGACGAAACCGGAGACCTGAACCAGGTCGCCGTCATCGGCATGGCCGGGCGCTTTCCCGGCGCCCCCGACGTGGAAACCTTCTGGGCCAACCTCGCGGCCGGCCGGGAGGGCGTCGTCAGCCTCTCCGACGAGGAGCTGACCAGCTCCGGGGCCGACCCGGAGCTGGCCGCGCGGGAGAACTACGTGAAGGCCAAGGGGGTGCTGACCGACGCGGACCGCTTCGACGCGGGCTTCTTCGGCTTCCACCCCCGCGAGGCCGAGGTGCTCGATCCGCAGCACCGGGTCTTCCTGGAATGCGTCTGGACGGCGCTGGAGTCGGCCGGGTACGACCCGAAGACCTTCGCCGGGCGGATCGGCGTCTTCGCCGGAGCGAGCCTCAACTCGTACCTGCTGTTCAACCTGCTCGCCAATCAGCGTGCGGTGGACTCGGCCGGCAGCTACCAGACGCTGATCTCCAGCGACAAGGACTTCCTGGCCACCCGGGTGTCGTACAAGCTGGACCTGACCGGGCCGAGCATGACCGTGCAGACCGCCTGCTCCACCTCGTTGACGGCGGTGCACCTGGCGGTGCAGAGCCTGCTCAACGGCGAGTGCGACATCGCGCTGGCCGGCGGGGTCTCGGTCAGCGTGCCGCTGCACGGCGGCTACCTCTACGAGCAGGGCGGCATCCTGTCCCCGGACGGGCACTGCCGGCCCTTCGACGCGCAGGCGCAGGGGACCGTCTCCGGCAACGGTGCGGGCGTGGTGGTGCTGCGCCGGATGGCCGACGCCCGGGCGGCCGGGGACACCGTGGACGCGGTCATCCTGGGCACCGCGGTCAACAACGACGGCTCGCTGAAGGTCGGCTACACCGCGCCCAGCGTGGACGGTCAGGCACGGGTCGTCGCCGAGGCGCTGGCCGTGGCCGAGGTGGACGCGGACAGCATCGGCTACGTGGAGACCCACGGCACCGCCACCGCCCTCGGTGACCCGATCGAGATCACCGCGCTGACCCGGGCGTACCGCGAGCACACCGACCGGACCGGGTACTGCGCGATCGGCTCGGTGAAGAGCAACGTGGGGCACCTGGACGCGGCCGCGGGAGTGACCAGCCTGATCAAGGCGGTGCTGGCGCTGCGGCACGAGGCAATCCCGGCGACCCTGCACCACACCCGGACCAATCCGGAGCTGGCCCTGCCGAGCAGCCCGTTCTTCGTCAACACCGAGCTGCGGCCGTGGCCCCGGCAGGCGGTGCCGCGCCGGGCCGCGGTGAGCTCGTTCGGCATCGGCGGCAGCAACGTGCACGTGATCCTGCAGGAGGCGCCGGCCGGGGAACCGGCCACGTCCGGGGGCGGCGCCGACCGTACCGCCATCCGGGTGTTGCCGCTGTCGGCCCGGTCGGCGCCGGCGCTGGCCGAGGCGGCCGGTCGGCTCGCCGAGCACCTGGCGGCCCACCCCGAGCTGGACCTGGATGACGTGGCGTACACCCTGGCCAGCCGGCGCCGGGCGTTCGAGCACCGGACGGCGGTGGTCGGCCGGGACGCCGCCGACCTGGTCGGCGCGCTGCGGCGGGCCGCCGACGCGGGCGCCGGCACGCTCGCCGGGCGGGACACGCCGGTGGCGTTCCTGTTCCCCGGCCAGGGCGCGCAATACGTGGGGATGGCCCGGGACCTGTACCGGTCGGAGCCGACGTTCGCCGCCGAAGTGGATCGCTGCGCCAGGCTGTTCGCCGCCCACCTGGACGACGACCCCCGGCTCGCGCTGTTCGCCGAGGACGACGAGGGGGGCGACGCGGCGCGCACGCTGGCCCGCACCTCGGTCACCCAGCCGGTGCTGTTCCTGGTCGAGTACGCGCTGGCCCGGCTGTGGATGTCGTGGGGCGTGCGTCCGGCGGCAATGGTCGGGCACAGCGTCGGCGAGTACGTGGCGGCCTGCCTGGCCGGGGTGTTCTCCCTGGAGGACGCGGTGGCGCTGGTGGCGGCCCGGGGCCGGCTGGTGCAGTCGATGCCGACCGGGTCGATGCTGGCGGTGTTCCTGCCCGAGGCGGAGGCGGCGGGCTGGCTGACCGACGAGCTGTGTCTGGCCGCGGTGAACTCCACCGGGCTGTGTGTGATGGCCGGCCCGACGGCGGCGGTCGACGAGCTGGAGCAGCGGCTGGCGGCGGCCGGGGTGGCCCGTCGCCGGCTGCGCACCTCGCACGCGTTCCACTCGCCGAGCATGGACGCCGCGGTGGAGCCCTTCGTCGAGGCGGTACGTCAGGTCACGCTGCACCCGCCGGCGATCCCGTTCGTGTCGAACGTGACGGGTGCCTGGATCACCGACGAGCAGGCCACGGATCCCGCCTACTGGGGCCGGCACCTGCGGGCACCGGTGCGCTTCGCCGACGCCCTGGACGTGCTCCTCGCCGACGAGGAGCTGGTGCTGCTGGAGGTGGGTCCGGGGCAGACGTTGCGCAACTTCGTACGCCAGCACCGGGCCTGGCACGAGCGGCGGACCGTGGTCGGCTCGGTACGCCATCCGGGCCAGCAAATCGACGACCACGAGCATCTGCTGGCCGGGTTGGGGGAACTCTGGTCCGCCGGGGTGCCCGTCGACTGGACGGCCCGGGACGGGGACGCGACGCGCCGGTTGATGCGCCTGCCCACGTACGCCTTCCAGCGGCAGCGCTACTGGATCGACCCGGAGACCACGCCGGCGCCGCGCCGCGCGGTGACCACCGGGGCGGACGCGGAGTGGTTCCACGTACCGGGCTGGCGGCGGTTGACCACGGCGGTCGCCGAGGCCGCCGGCGGTGACTCCGGCGGGGTGGCGGTGTGGGTGCTGCTCGGCGCTGAGCTGCCCCTCGGCGCCGAGCTGGCGGCGCGACTGGCCGGCGGCGACGCCGTCGTGCTGCGCGTCAGTGCCGGGGACGAGTTGCGGGAGACCGGCGACCGGGCCTGGGAGCTGGACCCGACCAGCCGGGACCAGTACGCAGGCCTGCTCAAGTCGTTGGAGACGTACGCCCCGGGAACGATCCGGGTCGTGCACCTGTGGAGCCTGACCGCCGAGCCGGCCGACGGGCTGGACGGCGGCCGGATCGACCGAGCCCGCCGGGTCGGCTTCGACAGCCTGCTGGCCCTGGCCCAGGCGATCGGGGACGTGCAGCCGACCGGCCCGGTGGAGCTCGACGTGCTCAGCCGGGGCCTGTTCGGCGTGACCGGCGACGAGGAACTCCAGCCCGAGAACGCTCCGCTGCTCGGCGCCACCACGGTCATCCCGCAGGAGGTGCCGGACGTCACCTGCCGGGTGCTCGACCTGACCGGCGCCGACCTGACCGGCACCGCCGCGGGCGGGCCCACCGGCGGCCGGCGGCCCGGCACCGCCGCCGCCGTACTGGCCCGGCTGGCCGCACCCGCCGCCGAACGGGAACTGGCCCTGCGCGGCCGGCACTGGTGGGTACGCGACTTCGAGGCGGTCCGGCTGGCCGCCCCGGGTACGGCGGGCGGGCGACTGCGTCCCGGCGGCGTCTACCTGATCACCGGCGGCCTCGGGGGCGTCGGTCTGGCCCTGGCCGAGCAGATCGCCCGCGCGGTTGACGCCCCGGTGCTCGGGCTGCTCACCCGCTCGGCCTTTCCCGGCGAGGCGGAGTGGTCCGCCTGGCTGGCCGGGCACGGCGAGCAGGACGACACCAGCCGCCGGATCCGCCGCCTGGAGCAGCTCCGCGAACTGGGTGCCCGGGTGATCGTGCTGGACGCCGACGTCACCGACCGGGACGCCCTGGCCGGCGCGGTCGACCGGCTGCGTACGGCCGGCGGCGGGCTGCACGGCGTGATCCACGCGGCGGGGCTCCCGTCCCGGGGCCTGATCGCGGTCAAGTCCACCCAGGACGTGGCGGACGTGCTGGCCGCCAAGACCGTCGGCACGCTCAACCTGGACGCGGTCTGCGGCACCGACGAGCTGGACTTCCTGCTGCTCTGCTCCTCGCTCACCGGGCTGCTCGGCGGCCCCGGGCAGAGCGACTACTGCGCGGCCAACGCCTTCCTGGACGTCTTCGCCCAGTGGCGACGGGCCACCACCGGGGCGCCGGTGGCCGCCGTCGGCTGGGACACCTGGCGCAACACCGGCATGGCCGCCGGCCTCGTCGAACGGCTGCACGGCGGCACCGCGCTGACCGGGCATCCGCTGCTGCACCGGCTGGTCGCGTCGAGCGGGAGATCCCGGACGTACGCCACCACGCTCAGCACCGCCGACAGCTGGATCGTCGACGAGCACCGGATCATGGGGCACGGCCTGGTTCCCGGGACGACGTACCTGGAGCTGGTCAACGCGGCGGTGGCCGAGCAGGCCGCCGGCCGGGTGGTCGAGCTGCACGACGTGCTCTTCCTGATGCCGGTGATCGTGCCCGACGGGCAGACCCGCGAGCTGTTCACCACCGTGGAGGAGCGGGACGGGCAGCTCCGGTTCAGCGTGCAGAGCCGGGTCGACGGGGACTCGGCCCGCTGGCAGGAGCACGCCACCGGCCTGGTCTCCTTCGCCGAGCGGCCGACGGAGACCAGCCGGGACCTGGCGCGGCTGCGCGACGACTGTGCGGTCACCGAGGTGATCGACACCGAGGACGAGCTGAAGCGCCGGCTGAAGCTCGACCGCGTCGAACAGGGCGGCCGGTTGCAGTTCTCCTTCGGCCCGCGCTGGCGCTGCCTGCGCCGCATCGAGGCCGGTGCGCAGCGGTTGATGGTCACCCTGGAACTGGCCGAGGAGTTCGCCGCCGACCTGGAGCGCTACCCGCTGCATCCGGCGCTGCTCGACGTGGCCGGCGCCTCGGCCCGGATCCGGGCCCGGGACGTCTTCTACCTGCCGTTCACCTACCGCAGCCTGCGGGTGTTCGCCCCGCTGACCCGGGTGATCCACTGTCATGTGGAGGTCGCCGAGTCGGGCGACTCCGGCGAGACCCTGACTGTCAGCATCGAGTTGCTCTCCCCGCAGGGACGGCTGCTGGCCAGCATCGTCGACTTCACCATCAAGCGGATCAACGACATCGACGGCCTGCTGGAGCAGGTGCGCAACGGAGCGGTCACCGCCGCCGATCCGGGCCCGGGGGAGCCCGCCGCGGGCACACTGCACGTCCTCAGCGCCGGCATGACCGCCGCCGACGGGATGGCCGCCTTCGACCGGCTGCTCCGCGCCTCGGTGCTGCCCGAGCAGGTGGTGGTGACCGGTCGGGACCTGGCCGGGCTGCGGCGGCTCGCCGGCTCGATCACCCCGGCGCTGCTCGCCGGTGAGGTCGAGCAGATCGCCCCGCCCCGGGGCACCCACCCGCGGCCCGACCTCGCCACCCCGTACGTGGCGCCGAGCACCGACGCGGAACGGGCGGTGGCCGAGATCTGGCAGGAGGTCCTCGGGCTGGACCGGGTCGGCGTCCACGACGACTTCTTCGCCCTCGGTGGACACTCGCTGGCCGCCGTGCAGATCGGCGCGAAGATCCGTAGCCGGTTCGGGGTGGAGCTGAACCTGCGCGGCTTCTTCGACAGCCCGACCGTGGCGCACACCGTGACCGTGCTGGCCGACCCCGGTGCCCCCAGCGATCCGGCGGCCGACCGGATCGAGGCGGTCAGCCGGACCGGGCCGGACGAAGAGCTGGCCGGCCTCGACGACCTCTCCGACGAGGAGGTCGAGGCGCAGCTGCGTGCCCTGCTCGCCGAGGACGAGGGAGGGGAAGCGTGA